From the genome of Streptococcus mitis, one region includes:
- a CDS encoding DnaD domain-containing protein, with product MTYLDAFKSGNLVLPSALLLHFKELFPSSDDFLVWQFFYLQNTTGLEEMSPSQIAERIGKEISDVNQAISNLTERGLLQYRTIELNGEIELLFDASLALERLDNLLGAAHSSSDQLTSQNQLKDLVETFQQELGRLLTPFEIEDLTKTLKEDGTSADLIKEALREAVLNGKANWKYIQAILRNWRHEGIKSVAQIEAKRAEREASNPQLTQVSADFRNAMDLWKD from the coding sequence ATGACATATTTAGACGCTTTTAAATCAGGGAACTTGGTTTTACCGAGTGCCCTGCTCTTGCATTTTAAGGAACTATTTCCTTCCAGCGACGATTTTCTGGTCTGGCAATTTTTCTATTTGCAAAATACGACAGGTTTGGAAGAAATGTCCCCAAGCCAGATTGCTGAAAGGATTGGCAAGGAAATTTCGGATGTCAATCAGGCTATTTCCAATCTGACGGAGAGGGGACTACTTCAGTATCGAACGATCGAATTGAATGGCGAAATTGAATTGCTTTTTGATGCTAGTTTGGCTTTGGAACGTTTGGATAATTTGCTTGGAGCCGCTCATTCGAGTTCAGACCAGTTGACATCTCAAAATCAGCTCAAAGATTTGGTGGAAACCTTCCAGCAGGAATTAGGACGCTTGTTGACACCTTTTGAGATTGAAGATTTGACCAAGACACTAAAGGAAGATGGAACCAGTGCTGACTTGATTAAGGAAGCTCTTCGTGAAGCTGTTTTGAATGGAAAAGCAAACTGGAAGTACATTCAGGCGATTTTGAGAAACTGGCGCCATGAAGGTATCAAAAGTGTGGCTCAAATCGAGGCTAAGCGGGCAGAAAGAGAAGCAAGCAATCCTCAGTTGACACAGGTATCTGCAGATTTCAGAAATGCCATGGATCTTTGGAAGGATTAA
- the yihA gene encoding ribosome biogenesis GTP-binding protein YihA/YsxC, protein MELNTHNAEILLSAANKSHYPQDELPEIALAGRSNVGKSSFINTMLNRKNLARTSGKPGKTQLLNFFNIDDKMRFVDVPGYGYARVSKKEREKWGRMIEEYLTTRENLRAVVSLVDLRHDPSADDVQMYEFLKYYEIPVIIVATKADKIPRGKWNKHESAIKKKLNFDPSDDFILFSSVSKAGMDEAWDAILEKL, encoded by the coding sequence ATGGAACTTAATACACATAATGCTGAAATCTTGCTCAGTGCGGCTAATAAATCCCACTATCCGCAGGATGAACTGCCAGAGATTGCCCTAGCAGGGCGTTCAAATGTTGGTAAATCTAGCTTTATCAATACCATGCTGAACCGTAAGAATCTAGCCCGAACATCAGGTAAACCTGGTAAAACTCAGCTGCTCAACTTCTTTAATATCGACGACAAGATGCGCTTTGTGGATGTGCCTGGTTATGGCTATGCCCGCGTTTCCAAAAAGGAACGTGAAAAGTGGGGGCGCATGATTGAGGAGTATCTAACGACTCGGGAAAATCTCCGTGCAGTGGTCAGTCTAGTTGACCTTCGTCATGACCCGTCAGCAGATGATGTGCAGATGTACGAATTTCTTAAGTATTATGAGATTCCAGTCATCATTGTGGCGACCAAGGCAGACAAGATTCCACGTGGTAAATGGAACAAGCACGAATCAGCAATCAAAAAGAAATTAAACTTTGACCCAAGTGACGACTTTATCCTCTTTTCATCTGTCAGCAAGGCAGGGATGGATGAAGCTTGGGATGCAATCTTAGAAAAATTGTGA
- the tpiA gene encoding triose-phosphate isomerase, producing the protein MSRKPFIAGNWKMNKNPEEAKVFVEAVASKLPSSDLVEAGIAAPALDLTAVLAAAKGSNLKVAAQNCYFENAGAFTGETSPQVLKEIGTDYVVIGHSERRDYFHETDEDINKKAKAIFANGMLPIICCGESLETYEAGKAAEFVGAQVSAALAGLTAEQVAASVIAYEPIWAIGTGKSASQDDAQKMCKVVRDVVAADFGQEVADKVRVQYGGSVKPENVASYMACPDVDGALVGGASLEAESFLALLDFVK; encoded by the coding sequence ATGTCACGTAAACCATTTATCGCTGGTAACTGGAAAATGAACAAAAATCCAGAAGAAGCTAAAGTATTCGTTGAAGCAGTTGCATCAAAACTTCCTTCATCAGATCTTGTTGAAGCAGGTATCGCAGCTCCAGCTCTTGATTTGACAGCTGTTCTTGCTGCTGCTAAAGGTTCAAACCTCAAAGTTGCTGCTCAAAACTGCTACTTTGAAAATGCAGGTGCTTTCACTGGTGAAACTAGCCCACAAGTTTTGAAAGAAATCGGTACTGACTATGTTGTTATCGGTCACTCAGAACGCCGTGACTACTTCCATGAAACTGACGAAGATATCAACAAAAAAGCAAAAGCAATCTTTGCAAACGGTATGCTTCCAATCATCTGTTGTGGTGAGTCACTTGAAACTTACGAAGCTGGTAAAGCTGCTGAATTCGTAGGTGCTCAAGTATCTGCTGCATTGGCTGGATTGACTGCTGAACAAGTTGCTGCATCAGTTATCGCTTACGAGCCAATCTGGGCTATCGGTACTGGTAAATCAGCTTCACAAGACGATGCACAAAAAATGTGTAAAGTTGTTCGTGACGTTGTAGCTGCTGACTTTGGTCAAGAAGTTGCAGACAAAGTTCGTGTTCAATACGGTGGTTCTGTTAAACCTGAAAACGTTGCTTCATACATGGCTTGCCCAGATGTTGACGGTGCCCTTGTAGGTGGTGCGTCACTTGAAGCAGAAAGCTTCTTGGCTTTGCTTGACTTTGTAAAATAA